One genomic window of Pseudomonas chlororaphis subsp. piscium includes the following:
- a CDS encoding helix-turn-helix transcriptional regulator, giving the protein MLLIASGKLEMNSPTREISIADSASLLLVEPGTWANLHKTPAGPEKRFRSVFLTFSPELLERFHRDRQSADQQGLESVRHTPLDGELKSSLQQLCASVSSAAISDERLRYRLLDLLAALAERGVGYGRHQPPGTAGRVRLLLSESPAHPWTARETGRALAMSEATLRRRLAQEQVRFDELLIDVRMHHGLMLLQSTDWTISRIAEACGYLSRARFAERFQKRFGYLPSAVR; this is encoded by the coding sequence TTGCTGCTGATCGCGTCAGGCAAGCTGGAAATGAACAGCCCGACCCGTGAAATCTCAATCGCGGACAGTGCCTCGCTGCTGCTGGTGGAACCCGGCACCTGGGCCAATCTGCACAAGACGCCGGCAGGCCCGGAGAAACGCTTCCGCTCGGTGTTCCTGACCTTCAGTCCCGAACTGCTGGAACGCTTCCATCGAGACCGGCAATCCGCTGACCAGCAGGGCCTTGAGTCTGTACGGCACACGCCATTGGATGGGGAACTCAAGTCGAGCTTGCAGCAGCTGTGCGCCAGCGTGTCGTCGGCGGCTATCAGCGACGAGCGCTTGCGCTACCGGCTGCTGGACCTGCTCGCCGCGCTGGCGGAACGCGGCGTGGGTTATGGCCGCCATCAACCGCCGGGAACCGCGGGCCGGGTGCGGCTATTGCTCAGCGAATCCCCCGCCCATCCATGGACCGCCCGAGAAACCGGCCGCGCCCTGGCCATGAGCGAAGCCACGCTGCGCAGGCGCCTGGCCCAGGAGCAGGTGCGTTTCGATGAACTGCTGATCGACGTCAGGATGCACCACGGCCTGATGCTTCTGCAAAGCACCGACTGGACCATCAGCCGCATCGCCGAAGCCTGCGGCTACCTCTCGCGGGCGCGTTTCGCCGAGCGCTTCCAGAAGCGCTTCGGGTATCTGCCTTCCGCCGTCAGATAA
- a CDS encoding alkaline phosphatase D family protein, which produces MSEDIRKPVDLDRRRVLSGLAVATAFSILSPFARSAGIDYPFTLGVASGDPLPDGFVIWTRLAPLFNAADGRGGLSRAVPVRWRVASDAAMRRIVKQGVVTATERFAHSVHVEVAGLEAGRPYWYQFESLGAQSPTGQSRTAPPLHAMASARLGFVSCSHWERGYFSAYRHLAAEQPDLVFFLGDYIYEKSYAPDSGKIIRPHGSDEALDLAGYRNRYAQYKTDPDLQMLHASAPSVATWDDHEVQNDYANRWSQDPGTPVAAFLKRRAAAYQAFYEHMPLRARSLPKGADMRIYRRLDFGRLARFHVLDGRQYRSEQPCIAPNGSHQGHIAEDSCLDLRNPRRTMLGWEQEAWLDQGLAQSRAQWNVIAQDLLVAPLLQHVPASQALGSWTDGWDGYRATRERVLASIERRRASNPVFWGGDIHSFWVTDLHARAHDPDSRIVASEFVGTSVTSDGQSFNAILPLNPHVRFFENRWRGYVAVELEERKMLTHLRIISDPRDPHASVSTLKSFVVESGRAGAIEV; this is translated from the coding sequence ATGAGCGAGGATATCCGCAAGCCGGTGGATCTGGACCGTCGCCGAGTGCTGTCGGGCCTGGCGGTGGCGACGGCTTTTTCGATCCTCAGCCCCTTCGCCCGCAGTGCCGGCATCGACTACCCCTTCACCCTGGGCGTGGCCTCGGGCGATCCGCTGCCGGATGGTTTTGTCATCTGGACCCGTTTGGCGCCACTGTTCAACGCTGCCGATGGTCGTGGCGGCTTGAGCCGCGCGGTACCGGTGCGCTGGCGGGTGGCCAGTGATGCGGCGATGAGGCGGATCGTGAAACAAGGCGTGGTCACGGCCACTGAGCGTTTCGCCCATTCCGTCCACGTCGAGGTCGCGGGGTTGGAGGCGGGGCGGCCCTATTGGTACCAGTTTGAAAGCCTCGGGGCGCAGAGTCCGACAGGGCAGTCGCGCACGGCTCCGCCGCTGCACGCGATGGCGTCGGCACGGCTGGGTTTTGTCTCCTGTTCTCACTGGGAGCGCGGCTACTTCAGTGCCTACCGGCACTTGGCCGCGGAACAGCCCGACCTGGTGTTCTTCCTCGGCGATTACATTTACGAAAAATCCTATGCGCCCGACTCCGGCAAGATCATTCGCCCCCACGGCAGTGACGAGGCGCTGGACCTGGCGGGTTATCGCAACCGCTATGCCCAGTACAAGACCGATCCCGACTTGCAGATGCTCCACGCCAGCGCGCCCAGCGTGGCGACCTGGGACGATCACGAAGTGCAAAACGACTACGCCAATCGCTGGTCCCAGGATCCGGGGACTCCGGTAGCCGCGTTCCTCAAGCGGCGGGCGGCGGCGTATCAGGCTTTTTATGAGCACATGCCACTGCGCGCCCGCAGCCTGCCCAAGGGCGCGGACATGCGTATTTACCGGCGCCTGGACTTCGGCCGGCTGGCCCGCTTCCATGTGCTGGACGGCCGGCAGTACCGCTCCGAGCAACCCTGCATTGCCCCCAATGGCAGCCATCAGGGGCATATCGCCGAAGACAGTTGCCTGGATTTACGCAACCCCAGGCGCACCATGCTGGGCTGGGAGCAGGAAGCCTGGCTGGACCAGGGCCTGGCCCAGTCCCGGGCGCAATGGAATGTGATCGCCCAGGACCTGCTGGTGGCGCCGCTGCTCCAGCACGTCCCGGCGAGCCAGGCGCTGGGGTCCTGGACCGACGGTTGGGACGGTTACAGGGCGACTCGCGAGCGCGTGCTGGCCTCCATCGAGCGCCGGCGAGCCAGTAACCCGGTGTTCTGGGGCGGCGATATTCATTCGTTCTGGGTCACGGACCTGCATGCGCGGGCCCATGACCCTGACTCGCGGATCGTCGCCAGCGAATTCGTCGGCACCTCGGTCACGTCCGACGGCCAGTCGTTCAACGCCATCCTGCCCCTCAATCCCCATGTAAGGTTTTTCGAGAACCGCTGGCGGGGATATGTGGCGGTGGAGCTGGAGGAGCGGAAGATGCTGACGCACTTGCGGATCATTTCCGATCCCCGGGATCCGCATGCCAGCGTCTCGACCCTCAAGTCCTTTGTGGTGGAGTCGGGGCGGGCGGGGGCGATTGAGGTCTAG
- a CDS encoding TonB-dependent receptor, translating to MKFTRIHLALVAASMGHGIAMADTSDSDVGTIGVQGKATAGGGYMVQEESIKARSTVTKEALDKQTATGNAVDKLKYTPGLNISSEDATGLSGFRFTMRGLNSDQVGMSVDGMPINDSGNYALYSNLLGDPENIEQIFVTQGAAEADGPHIGSSGGNIGIVTIRPTKETGAFVKQVAGSNGTFKTFARLNTGEVNGLSNWLSLSHTEGEKWRGDGAVRADKVEWNSFFDMGGGNTANLILKYHEQDNNSYSQLTKTQFQQNGRKYDPYPSTPALGSNGKVSSYYALAQNPFQTFTAVLNSQFKLADNLALSVIPYYYWGNGSGVGASSYALNSGSNRGGVFDLSNLQTAAQYNADGSSTSGVYYRPSRTQTWRPGITTKLNWDLGDHSLQFGYWYERARQSQTQPFIALKSSGKPESTWPDSDNVVDANGNKVQGRDRFTITPAQKVWAQDTWYFAPDWTLVAGLAYMNVKRDGTNHGSLTEQPEKRNQTYNKLLPNVGLKYQLDERDQLFYSLSRNMRIPQNYVLYDQGVGSIDSKPETSWNHELGWRYTGDDMTLAATLFYMQFKDRQVSSRDINGDFADINAGSVDNSGLELEWSGLLPHHFNYYTSYTYTRAEQQDDLTVYNAGKAIVLPTSGKQFANVPKNMLAANIGYDDGRFYGTFGGKYTSKLYGDLTNDEAISGRTVFNLGAGIYLPVDKKVVKDATLRLNVDNLFDKKYLDGVYTTKTNAATYGGFRDGDPAYIVGLERTVTVSLEANF from the coding sequence ATGAAGTTCACCCGGATTCATCTGGCACTCGTTGCCGCGAGCATGGGCCATGGGATCGCCATGGCAGACACCAGCGACAGCGACGTCGGCACCATTGGTGTGCAAGGCAAGGCCACGGCGGGCGGTGGCTACATGGTCCAGGAGGAGAGCATCAAGGCGCGCTCCACGGTGACCAAGGAGGCACTGGACAAACAGACCGCCACCGGCAACGCCGTCGACAAGCTCAAATACACCCCGGGCCTGAACATCTCCAGCGAAGATGCCACCGGGCTTTCGGGTTTCCGCTTCACCATGCGCGGGCTCAACTCCGACCAGGTGGGGATGTCGGTGGACGGCATGCCGATCAACGACTCCGGCAACTACGCGCTGTACTCCAACCTGCTGGGCGACCCGGAAAACATCGAGCAGATCTTTGTCACCCAGGGCGCGGCCGAAGCCGATGGCCCGCACATCGGCTCCAGTGGCGGCAACATCGGTATCGTGACCATCCGCCCGACCAAGGAAACCGGTGCCTTCGTCAAACAGGTGGCGGGCAGCAACGGCACCTTCAAGACCTTCGCCCGGCTCAATACCGGCGAAGTCAACGGCCTGAGCAACTGGCTCTCGCTGTCCCACACCGAAGGCGAGAAATGGCGCGGCGACGGTGCGGTGCGGGCGGACAAGGTGGAATGGAACAGCTTCTTCGACATGGGCGGCGGCAACACGGCCAACCTGATCCTCAAGTACCACGAGCAGGACAACAACAGCTACAGCCAGCTGACCAAGACCCAGTTCCAGCAGAACGGTCGCAAGTACGACCCCTACCCTTCGACGCCGGCCCTGGGCAGCAACGGCAAGGTCAGCAGCTACTACGCCCTGGCGCAGAACCCGTTCCAGACCTTTACTGCGGTGCTCAACAGCCAATTCAAGCTGGCCGACAACCTGGCCCTGTCGGTCATCCCGTATTACTACTGGGGCAATGGCAGCGGCGTGGGCGCCTCCAGCTATGCACTGAACAGCGGTTCGAACCGGGGCGGCGTGTTCGACCTCAGTAACCTGCAGACCGCCGCCCAGTACAACGCCGACGGTTCCTCCACCAGCGGCGTCTACTACCGCCCTTCGCGAACCCAGACCTGGCGCCCGGGCATCACCACCAAGCTGAACTGGGACCTGGGCGATCACAGCCTGCAATTTGGCTACTGGTATGAGCGCGCGCGCCAGAGCCAGACCCAGCCGTTCATTGCGCTCAAGAGCAGTGGCAAGCCGGAAAGCACCTGGCCGGATTCGGATAACGTGGTGGACGCCAATGGCAACAAGGTCCAGGGCCGCGACCGCTTCACCATTACCCCGGCGCAGAAAGTCTGGGCCCAGGACACCTGGTATTTCGCCCCGGACTGGACCCTGGTGGCCGGCCTCGCCTACATGAACGTCAAGCGCGACGGCACCAACCACGGCAGCCTCACCGAACAGCCGGAGAAGCGTAACCAGACCTATAACAAGTTGCTGCCCAACGTCGGCCTGAAATACCAGCTCGACGAGCGCGACCAGCTGTTCTACAGCCTGTCGCGCAACATGCGCATCCCACAGAACTACGTGCTCTACGACCAGGGTGTCGGCTCCATCGATTCCAAGCCGGAAACCAGCTGGAACCACGAGCTGGGCTGGCGCTATACCGGCGACGACATGACCCTGGCCGCCACCCTGTTCTACATGCAGTTCAAGGACCGCCAGGTTTCATCCCGTGACATCAACGGCGACTTCGCCGACATCAACGCCGGTTCCGTCGACAACAGCGGCCTGGAACTGGAATGGAGCGGCCTGCTGCCCCACCACTTCAACTACTACACCTCCTACACCTACACCCGCGCCGAGCAACAGGACGACCTGACCGTCTACAACGCCGGCAAGGCCATCGTCCTGCCCACCAGCGGCAAGCAGTTCGCCAACGTGCCGAAGAACATGCTGGCGGCCAACATCGGCTACGACGACGGGCGCTTCTACGGCACCTTCGGCGGCAAGTACACCAGCAAGCTGTATGGCGACCTGACCAACGACGAAGCCATTTCCGGCCGCACCGTGTTCAACCTCGGTGCCGGCATCTACCTGCCGGTGGACAAGAAAGTGGTCAAGGACGCGACCCTGCGCCTGAACGTCGACAACCTGTTCGACAAGAAGTACCTGGACGGCGTGTACACCACCAAGACCAACGCCGCGACCTACGGCGGTTTTCGTGACGGCGACCCGGCCTACATCGTGGGCCTGGAACGCACCGTGACCGTCTCCCTGGAAGCGAATTTCTGA
- a CDS encoding GNAT family N-acetyltransferase has product MSAALPSLSTPRLALKALQKHQAETLFELANGPEIADNTAAIPSPYTLETALTFIDGQEENFRSGQSLALGVHLRESDELIGVISLRLSAAHRSGHLGGWTAAHRRNQGYAAEAAGAIMAFGFTELALHRVGSQCFARNKGSARVMEKIGLGYEGCMKGAFLKNGIHEDMLLYGLLRADWQPVS; this is encoded by the coding sequence ATGAGCGCTGCACTTCCTTCTTTATCGACCCCGCGACTGGCGCTGAAAGCACTGCAAAAGCACCAGGCCGAGACACTGTTCGAACTGGCCAACGGGCCGGAGATCGCTGACAACACGGCCGCGATTCCGTCGCCTTACACCCTGGAAACGGCGCTGACTTTTATCGATGGCCAGGAGGAGAATTTCCGTTCCGGGCAATCCCTGGCGCTGGGCGTTCATCTGCGCGAGAGCGACGAATTGATCGGCGTGATCAGCCTCAGGTTGTCCGCAGCTCATCGCAGCGGTCACCTGGGCGGTTGGACCGCCGCTCACCGCCGCAACCAGGGCTACGCCGCCGAAGCGGCCGGCGCAATCATGGCGTTCGGCTTTACCGAACTGGCACTGCATCGCGTCGGCAGTCAGTGTTTCGCCCGTAACAAAGGCTCGGCCCGGGTGATGGAAAAAATCGGCCTGGGTTACGAAGGGTGCATGAAAGGTGCCTTCCTCAAGAACGGGATTCATGAGGACATGTTGCTGTACGGGCTGTTGCGTGCCGATTGGCAGCCCGTGTCATGA
- the fusA gene encoding elongation factor G, protein MSRATPINHYRNLGIVAHVDAGKTTTTERILFYTGLSHKMGEVHDGAATTDWMVQEQERGITITSAAVTTFWKGSRGQYDDKYRVNIIDTPGHVDFTIEVERSLRVLDGAVVVFCGTAGVEPQSETVWRQANKYGVPRVVYVNKMDRAGANFLRVVGQIKSRLGHTPVPVQLAIGAEDSFAGQVDLIKMKAIYWNEDDKGTTYREEDIPADMLALAEEWRAKMVEAAAEANEELMNKYLEGGELTVEEIKAGLRARTLASEIVPAVCGSSFKNKGVPLVLDAVIDYLPAPTEIPSIKGHHPDSTDDNEIIDERHADDNEPFSSLAFKIATDPFVGTLTFIRVYSGFLSSGDSVINSVKGKKERVGRMVQMHANQREEIKEVRAGDIAALIGMKDVTTGDTLCDINKPIVLERMDFPEPVISVAVEPKTKADQEKMGIALGKLAQEDPSFRVKTDEETGQTIISGMGELHLDILVDRMKREFNVEANIGKPQVSYREKITVGCEIEGKFVRQSGGRGQFGHCWIRFAPADVDEKGNITEGLVFANEVVGGVVPKEYIPAIQKGIEEQMKNGIVAGYPLIGLKATVFDGSYHDVDSNEMAFKVAASMATKQLREKGKGVVLEPIMRVEVVTPEDYMGDVMGDLNRRRGLIQGMEDSVSGKIVRAEVPLGEMFGYATDVRSMSQGRASYSMEFSKYAEAPLNIVETLIK, encoded by the coding sequence ATGAGTCGTGCAACCCCCATCAATCATTACCGCAACCTGGGTATCGTCGCCCACGTAGACGCGGGCAAGACCACCACGACCGAGCGGATCCTGTTCTACACGGGCCTGAGCCACAAGATGGGTGAGGTGCATGACGGCGCTGCCACCACCGACTGGATGGTGCAGGAACAGGAACGTGGCATCACCATTACCTCCGCTGCCGTGACCACCTTCTGGAAAGGTTCGCGCGGCCAATACGATGACAAGTACCGGGTCAACATTATCGACACCCCGGGCCACGTCGACTTCACCATTGAAGTGGAGCGTTCGCTGCGCGTACTCGACGGCGCGGTCGTGGTGTTCTGCGGTACCGCCGGTGTCGAGCCGCAGTCCGAAACCGTATGGCGCCAGGCCAACAAGTACGGCGTGCCGCGAGTGGTCTACGTGAACAAGATGGACCGCGCCGGTGCGAACTTCCTGCGCGTGGTCGGGCAGATCAAGAGCCGCCTGGGCCACACCCCGGTTCCGGTCCAGCTGGCTATCGGCGCTGAAGACAGCTTCGCGGGTCAGGTCGATCTGATCAAGATGAAGGCGATCTACTGGAACGAGGACGACAAGGGCACCACCTACCGCGAGGAAGACATTCCCGCCGATATGCTGGCGCTGGCCGAGGAGTGGCGCGCCAAGATGGTCGAAGCCGCCGCCGAAGCCAACGAAGAGCTGATGAACAAGTACCTTGAGGGAGGTGAGCTGACCGTCGAAGAGATCAAGGCCGGCCTGCGCGCGCGCACCCTGGCCAGCGAGATCGTTCCGGCTGTCTGCGGTTCCTCGTTCAAGAACAAAGGCGTTCCCCTGGTGCTCGATGCCGTCATCGACTACCTGCCGGCGCCGACCGAGATCCCGTCGATCAAGGGCCATCATCCGGACAGCACCGACGACAACGAAATCATCGACGAGCGTCACGCTGACGACAACGAGCCGTTCTCGTCCCTGGCGTTCAAGATCGCCACCGACCCGTTCGTGGGGACCCTGACCTTTATCCGCGTCTACTCGGGTTTCCTGAGTTCCGGCGACTCGGTGATCAACTCGGTCAAGGGCAAGAAGGAACGTGTGGGTCGCATGGTGCAAATGCATGCGAACCAGCGTGAGGAAATCAAGGAAGTCCGTGCCGGCGATATCGCGGCGCTGATCGGTATGAAGGACGTCACCACCGGTGACACGCTCTGCGATATCAACAAGCCGATCGTCCTGGAGCGTATGGACTTCCCTGAGCCGGTGATTTCGGTGGCGGTAGAGCCGAAAACCAAGGCTGACCAGGAGAAGATGGGGATCGCGCTGGGCAAGCTGGCCCAGGAAGACCCGTCGTTCCGCGTCAAGACCGATGAAGAAACTGGCCAGACCATCATTTCGGGCATGGGTGAGCTGCACCTGGACATCCTCGTTGACCGCATGAAGCGCGAGTTCAACGTCGAGGCCAACATCGGCAAGCCGCAGGTTTCCTACCGCGAGAAGATCACCGTCGGCTGTGAAATCGAAGGCAAGTTCGTGCGTCAATCCGGTGGTCGTGGCCAGTTCGGCCATTGCTGGATTCGTTTTGCTCCGGCCGACGTCGACGAAAAAGGCAATATCACTGAAGGCCTGGTGTTTGCCAACGAGGTGGTGGGTGGCGTGGTGCCGAAGGAGTACATCCCGGCCATCCAGAAAGGTATCGAAGAGCAGATGAAGAACGGCATTGTCGCCGGTTATCCGCTGATCGGCCTCAAGGCGACTGTGTTCGATGGTTCCTACCACGACGTCGACTCTAACGAGATGGCGTTCAAGGTAGCGGCCTCCATGGCCACCAAGCAGCTGCGGGAAAAGGGCAAGGGTGTGGTGCTTGAGCCGATCATGCGGGTCGAGGTCGTCACCCCCGAGGACTACATGGGCGACGTGATGGGCGACCTGAACCGTCGTCGTGGCCTGATCCAGGGTATGGAAGACTCGGTCTCCGGCAAGATTGTCCGGGCCGAAGTGCCGCTGGGTGAAATGTTCGGTTATGCGACCGACGTCCGCTCCATGTCCCAAGGGCGCGCGAGCTACTCCATGGAGTTTTCCAAGTACGCCGAAGCGCCATTGAACATTGTCGAAACGCTGATCAAGTAA
- a CDS encoding ExbD/TolR family protein — protein sequence MRTWDEPKKRKAHIELIPMIDVMMFLLVFFVLVSLNVIPALGMKTQLPSASSSQQLKPQNKFILTLGLEGQLQLDGKDLSVEALVPALKAAQKPDSKSTIIVNSDKGVEVSRLVEVMDTLRLGGFTSVSIATRKS from the coding sequence ATGAGAACCTGGGACGAACCGAAAAAACGCAAGGCGCACATCGAACTGATCCCGATGATCGACGTGATGATGTTCCTTCTGGTGTTTTTCGTACTGGTGAGCCTGAACGTGATTCCGGCACTGGGCATGAAGACCCAATTGCCCAGCGCCAGCAGTTCGCAACAGCTCAAGCCGCAGAACAAGTTCATCCTCACCCTGGGCCTGGAAGGCCAGCTGCAGCTCGATGGCAAGGACCTCAGCGTCGAAGCCCTGGTGCCGGCGCTCAAGGCCGCGCAAAAGCCTGACAGCAAGTCGACCATCATCGTCAACAGCGACAAGGGCGTGGAAGTGTCGCGCCTGGTCGAGGTCATGGACACCCTGCGCCTGGGTGGCTTTACCTCGGTCTCTATCGCCACGCGTAAGTCCTGA
- a CDS encoding YbhB/YbcL family Raf kinase inhibitor-like protein produces MQLFSQSFREGEHIPGEFAFAIANATSHIELSSNRNPHLAWNDVPTGTQSLVLVCHDPDVPSDAKDVNQEGREVPAALPRVDFFHWLLLDIPAGVTEIAAGSQSSAVTAHGKPGPDAPGGLRHGINDYTGWFAGDAQMQGTYFGYDGPCPPWNDALVHRYIFTLYALAAPRLEVRGELSGVNLLQALKAAKVLAQASLSGRYTLNPDAA; encoded by the coding sequence ATGCAGCTCTTCAGTCAAAGTTTCCGTGAAGGTGAGCACATCCCTGGTGAATTCGCCTTCGCGATTGCCAACGCCACCTCGCATATCGAACTGTCGTCCAACAGGAACCCGCACCTGGCCTGGAATGACGTCCCGACAGGCACCCAGTCATTGGTGCTGGTCTGTCACGATCCGGACGTTCCAAGCGATGCAAAGGATGTGAACCAGGAAGGCCGAGAAGTTCCCGCCGCCTTGCCGCGCGTGGACTTTTTCCATTGGCTGCTGCTGGATATCCCCGCCGGTGTGACAGAGATTGCCGCGGGTTCGCAGTCGAGCGCGGTGACCGCCCATGGCAAGCCCGGGCCCGATGCTCCCGGAGGCTTGCGCCACGGCATCAACGATTACACTGGCTGGTTTGCCGGCGATGCGCAGATGCAAGGCACCTACTTTGGCTATGATGGCCCCTGCCCGCCCTGGAACGACGCCCTGGTACACCGCTATATCTTCACCCTCTACGCGCTGGCCGCCCCCAGGCTCGAGGTGCGTGGAGAACTCAGCGGGGTGAACCTGCTCCAGGCGTTGAAGGCAGCCAAGGTGTTGGCACAGGCGAGCCTGAGCGGACGCTACACCTTGAACCCTGACGCTGCATAA
- a CDS encoding helix-turn-helix transcriptional regulator, with translation MHQIFREVSMHSNLGRVIEHIGRPRFWTQLTLLLQQWVPFDHALAIFYPGSGAPVVLELYDAVPHDGPALPVYLDGLYQLDPFYQAYRDGISSGLHRLEEVAPDQFRQSEYFLSYFHANNMLEDEEQFIVQIPGQGALSLSLGTRQPFSIEQHGILTTICPWVLALMEHHWQEYSQPLQLTSAAETSQMRDALGQFGSSVLSEREMETAQLILRGHSSKAIARLLAISPETVKVHRRHLYRKLDISSQPELFALFLQSLGHDLENHC, from the coding sequence GTTTTGGACGCAGCTGACATTGTTGTTGCAGCAGTGGGTGCCGTTTGACCATGCGTTGGCAATCTTTTATCCAGGCAGTGGCGCGCCAGTAGTACTGGAACTATACGATGCCGTACCACATGATGGCCCGGCCCTGCCTGTCTATCTCGATGGCCTGTACCAACTCGACCCTTTCTACCAAGCCTATCGCGACGGAATTTCCAGCGGATTGCATCGCTTGGAGGAAGTAGCCCCCGACCAGTTCCGCCAATCCGAATACTTCCTCAGCTACTTCCACGCCAACAATATGTTGGAAGATGAGGAGCAGTTCATTGTGCAGATACCTGGCCAGGGTGCGTTGTCGCTGTCATTGGGCACACGTCAGCCTTTTTCGATCGAGCAGCACGGAATCCTGACCACGATCTGCCCATGGGTGTTAGCGCTGATGGAGCATCATTGGCAGGAATACAGTCAGCCTTTACAACTGACCAGCGCTGCGGAAACCTCTCAGATGAGGGACGCTCTCGGTCAATTCGGATCGTCCGTACTGTCTGAGCGCGAGATGGAGACCGCCCAGCTCATCCTCCGCGGCCATTCCAGCAAAGCCATTGCAAGGCTTCTGGCGATTTCTCCAGAAACCGTCAAGGTGCATCGGCGACATCTCTACAGAAAGCTTGATATTTCCTCGCAGCCCGAATTGTTCGCGTTGTTTTTGCAATCGCTGGGACATGACTTGGAAAATCACTGTTAG
- a CDS encoding 5'-nucleotidase, lipoprotein e(P4) family has product MTIKTSKPLIAPLLLSLLMLPWTPASAAEAASPASNLLTAAVAWKQTAAEFDALYYQGFNIARMRLDQALQAHKDGDRPLAIISDVDDTVLGSNSYWGYMIDSGKEFFDDSAWDKWVADNGPVATPGALEFLSYAQSKGVEVFYVTSRDQGEKTFEYALANLRKNKLPFADEKHLTVYRDSSNKEPRQTEIAKDYEVVVMLGDNLNDFKRKYYVADVKQRNSLMTEDKEQFGRKFVLFPNPTDGHWLKAIFGDSEPPATAENRAKFKAAAESTAWQPKQ; this is encoded by the coding sequence ATGACAATAAAAACCAGCAAACCCTTGATCGCCCCCCTGCTCCTCTCCCTTCTTATGTTGCCCTGGACCCCCGCCTCTGCCGCAGAGGCGGCCAGCCCAGCTTCCAACCTGCTGACTGCAGCGGTTGCCTGGAAGCAGACCGCGGCGGAGTTCGATGCGCTTTACTATCAAGGCTTCAACATTGCCAGGATGCGTCTGGATCAAGCCCTGCAGGCCCACAAGGATGGCGATCGCCCCTTAGCCATCATCAGCGATGTCGACGACACCGTGCTGGGCAGCAACAGCTACTGGGGCTACATGATCGACTCGGGGAAAGAGTTTTTCGATGACAGCGCCTGGGACAAGTGGGTTGCCGACAATGGCCCGGTCGCCACGCCCGGTGCATTGGAGTTCTTGAGTTACGCGCAGTCGAAGGGGGTCGAGGTGTTCTACGTCACCAGTCGTGACCAGGGCGAAAAAACCTTTGAGTACGCCCTGGCCAACTTGCGCAAGAACAAGCTGCCGTTTGCCGATGAAAAACACCTGACGGTCTATCGCGACAGCTCCAACAAGGAGCCTCGGCAAACGGAAATCGCCAAGGACTATGAGGTGGTGGTCATGCTGGGCGACAACCTCAATGACTTCAAACGCAAGTACTACGTCGCGGACGTCAAGCAACGCAACAGCCTGATGACTGAAGACAAAGAGCAGTTCGGACGCAAGTTCGTCCTCTTCCCGAACCCTACCGACGGGCACTGGCTCAAGGCGATTTTTGGTGACTCGGAGCCACCGGCCACCGCGGAAAATCGTGCCAAGTTCAAGGCGGCGGCCGAATCGACGGCTTGGCAGCCAAAGCAGTAG
- a CDS encoding energy transducer TonB family protein, giving the protein MYALFRARQLLGSVPALIALVLIALGIQSQTLKVQPVYDESAVEIALVEPEPQVLPEPVVEQEPPPPVIEDQEAEPAPPPPPPKPQPQPKPEPKPKPQPKPTPVAAKATPTPTPPVAAKPVQPAVAPTPAPPAPPPAPKVDGQALEGGYLKGLRNELDTYKQYPTGRQASLERPSGEVVVWLLVDRQGRVLDSGIQTQASSMLLNRAATNSLRRIKQVKPFPEQAFGGRNEQRFTATFNYSVQ; this is encoded by the coding sequence ATGTACGCCCTGTTTCGTGCGCGTCAGCTGCTGGGCAGCGTCCCGGCCCTGATCGCCCTGGTGCTGATTGCACTGGGTATCCAGTCGCAAACCCTGAAAGTGCAGCCGGTGTATGACGAGTCGGCGGTCGAAATCGCCCTGGTCGAACCAGAGCCGCAAGTGCTGCCTGAGCCCGTGGTGGAACAGGAACCACCACCGCCGGTCATCGAAGACCAGGAAGCCGAGCCGGCCCCTCCGCCGCCGCCACCCAAGCCACAGCCACAGCCGAAACCTGAACCCAAGCCAAAACCGCAGCCCAAGCCAACCCCCGTGGCTGCCAAGGCAACGCCGACACCCACGCCGCCGGTCGCCGCCAAGCCCGTGCAGCCCGCCGTCGCCCCGACCCCGGCACCACCCGCCCCGCCACCGGCGCCGAAAGTCGACGGCCAGGCCCTGGAAGGCGGCTATCTCAAAGGTCTGCGCAACGAGCTGGACACCTACAAGCAGTACCCCACTGGACGCCAGGCTTCCCTCGAACGCCCCAGCGGCGAGGTGGTGGTCTGGTTGCTGGTGGATCGCCAGGGCCGCGTCCTCGACTCCGGGATCCAGACCCAGGCCTCGAGCATGCTGCTGAACCGGGCCGCCACCAACAGCCTGCGCCGGATCAAGCAGGTCAAGCCGTTCCCCGAGCAAGCCTTCGGTGGACGCAACGAGCAACGTTTCACCGCCACCTTCAACTACAGCGTGCAATAA